The genomic DNA ATGCGGGCAGGCCCGATAGCATGGGCCCAGGGGGGAGAGGACACGCGGGCAGATCGCCGGCCGCCTCTTCGGACGGGTGCGGGGAATCTGGGGGCTGCCGGGCAGGCTCCAGGCGGCATCCTCGCGGTCGCTTCAGGGTGGGAGGCATGGCTTGGGCATTGATCTTGCGTTCTGGCGGCTGTTACTGTCCCGGCGGCTGGAGGCCGTGGCGAGGGCCGACGCGATGCGTGCCATTCGCGAAGGGCTGCTCTGGGTCCTGCCGTGCCTGATGGTGTCGGCCGTCCTGCTGGTGCTGTCGGTGCTGGCGCGCATGCTGGGCCTGCCGGCCTCCGTGGCCGACTTGCTGGCGGACCTGCACGGGGAGATCAGCCGCATCCTGCCGCTGCTGATCACCGCCTCCATCGGCTACATGCTGGCCATCCGCCACCGGTTGCCACGCTTGCCGGTGGCCTTTCTGTGTTTCGTCCATGCCGCGCTCGCCGCCTACCTGCTGCGCGGCCATCCGCGGGCGGCGGCCACGCTGGTGCTGTTCATCGCGATTGCCGCCCCGCTTGTCACCGTGCCGCTGATGGCCTGGCTGATGCGGGTGCGCGGGCTGCGGGTCGCGCGCATGGCCCAGGTCAGCGAGAACGTGGAGGACGCCATGAACATGGTGGTTCCCGGCATCGCCACCACCGCGCTGCTGGTGGTCGTTCTGGCCTTGCTGCAGCAGTGGGAGGGGCTGGTGCACTGGCGCCTGCCCATCGATGTGGCCAACCCCGATCAGTCCTATCTCAACGCCGTATTGCTCACGGGCCTGAATTCGCTGCTGTGGTTTTTTGGCATCCACGGCTACCACGCGCTGCAGCCGCTGTTCCAGTCCCTGGACCAGGCCGTGGGCTGGAACGCCCAGGCCCTGTTGGCCGATCAGGTGCCGCAGCATCCCCTGAACGCGGGCCTGCTGGGGGCATTTGCCTTCATCGGCGGCTCGGGCGGAACCTTGTCGCTGGTGCTGGCCGTGCTGTGGCGCGCCCGCAGCCCCGGCCTGCGCCTGCTCGCGCTGGCGAGTCTGCCGATGGCGCTGCTGAACGTGAACGAGCTGCTGCTCTTCGGCATCCCGCTGATCCTGAACCTGCGGATGCTGCTGCCGTTCCTGGCCGTGCCCGCCCTCAATGCCTGCCTGGCGCTGGCGGCCGTGCAGGCGGGCTGGGTGTCCGTGGCCAGCATGCCCATGCCGCTCAATGCGCCGGTCGTCTTCAATGCCTATGTCAGCACCCAGGGCGACTGGGGCGCGGTGGCCCTGCAGCTGGCGCTGGTGCTGCTCGGCGCCTGCCTGTATGGGCCTGCGGTGCGCTCGCTGGAGCGCCACAACGAAACCACCGTGCACCTGCCCGGGCTGGACACCACCTTCACCCGCCTGCAGGAGGAGGGAAGCCTCTATGCGCGCGATCCCGTGGTGGTCGCACAACAAGGCCAGGCACGCCGCGAGGAACTGCTGGCCCAGGTGCGCCGCATGGGGGACTACGAATTCTTCCTGGAGTACCAGCCCCAGGTGTCGCTGCGCACCGGCCGGTGCACGGGCTGCGAGGCCTTGCTGCGGGCCCGCGATTCCCGGGGCCGCGTCCAGCCCCCCGGGGCGTTCCTGGCCTGGCTGTCCGAGGCGGGCCTGATGAAGGACGTGGACCTGTGGGTGGCGGCTGCGGCGCTGCGGCAGTACCGGCGCTGGCGCAACGCGGGCTTCGAGCTGCCCATTTCCATCAACATCACGGGCCCCACGCTCATGTCGCAGGAGCACTGCATCCGTCTGGTGGACCTGATCGCGCCAGCGGCCGGCTGCATCAGCATCGAGCTGACCGAGGATGCCCTGGCCGCGGATGTCTTCGGAATGCGCAACGCCATCGCCCGTGTGCACGCTGTGGGCGCGAAGGTCTCCATCGACGACTTTGGCACCGGCTACTCATCCCTGAGCTACCTGCATGCCTTCGAGGTCGATACGATCAAGATCGACCGCAGCTTCGTGCTCGCCAGCGCGCAGGCGCAGGGAGGGCGGGTGCTGGAAGGCCTGCTCAACTTCTGCCAGGGGCTGGGCTGCGGCATCGTGGTGGAAGGGGTCGAGACCGCCGAGCAGTTGCAACGGCTGCCCCGGACCATGGACCTGGAGGTGCAGGGCTGGTATTTCGGCCGGGCGGTGCCTGCAGACGAGCTTCCCGCGTTCGTGCAGCAGCGCCTGGACCTCAGTCCCCCAGCAACTCCCCCACCGCCTTCAGATCCTCCACCCGATCGCACACCGCCTTGACGGCCATCATCACCGGGATGCCCAGCAGCAGGCCCCACAGGCCCCACAGCCAGCCCCAGGCCAGCACGCTGACGAACACGGCCACGGGGCTCATGCTGCTGGTGCGGCTGGTGAGCCAGGGCGTGAGCAGGTTG from Acidovorax sp. A79 includes the following:
- a CDS encoding EAL domain-containing protein, with the translated sequence MRAIREGLLWVLPCLMVSAVLLVLSVLARMLGLPASVADLLADLHGEISRILPLLITASIGYMLAIRHRLPRLPVAFLCFVHAALAAYLLRGHPRAAATLVLFIAIAAPLVTVPLMAWLMRVRGLRVARMAQVSENVEDAMNMVVPGIATTALLVVVLALLQQWEGLVHWRLPIDVANPDQSYLNAVLLTGLNSLLWFFGIHGYHALQPLFQSLDQAVGWNAQALLADQVPQHPLNAGLLGAFAFIGGSGGTLSLVLAVLWRARSPGLRLLALASLPMALLNVNELLLFGIPLILNLRMLLPFLAVPALNACLALAAVQAGWVSVASMPMPLNAPVVFNAYVSTQGDWGAVALQLALVLLGACLYGPAVRSLERHNETTVHLPGLDTTFTRLQEEGSLYARDPVVVAQQGQARREELLAQVRRMGDYEFFLEYQPQVSLRTGRCTGCEALLRARDSRGRVQPPGAFLAWLSEAGLMKDVDLWVAAAALRQYRRWRNAGFELPISINITGPTLMSQEHCIRLVDLIAPAAGCISIELTEDALAADVFGMRNAIARVHAVGAKVSIDDFGTGYSSLSYLHAFEVDTIKIDRSFVLASAQAQGGRVLEGLLNFCQGLGCGIVVEGVETAEQLQRLPRTMDLEVQGWYFGRAVPADELPAFVQQRLDLSPPATPPPPSDPPPDRTPP